From Coffea arabica cultivar ET-39 chromosome 2e, Coffea Arabica ET-39 HiFi, whole genome shotgun sequence, the proteins below share one genomic window:
- the LOC113729223 gene encoding transcription factor SPEECHLESS-like, whose translation MDGENLSELFEFDETNLAGPTSPDDIFSVLEALEGVSEFNEMTPLDEAAGGSNPKDRGDQETGSTRLVSQKSTSSSALQESENELETSQKSKRRKLTVEPTATASSEEANIDGLQRMSHITVERNRRKQMNEHLTVLRSLMPCFYVKRGDQASIIGGVVDYINELQQVLQSLEAKKQRKVYSEVLSPRLVSSPRSSPLSPRKPPLSPRLSLPISPRTPQPSSPYKPRLQQHGLPSPCSSSTSSTVDSVNELVANSKSAIAEVEVKFSGPNVLLKTLSPRLPGQVVKIVSAIEDLSLEILQVEMSATDQTMINSFTIKIGIECQLSAEELAQQIQQTFC comes from the exons ATGGATGGAGAAAATTTGTCTGAGCTTTTTGAGTTCGACGAAACCAACTTGGCTGGTCCAACTTCTCCTGATGATATCTTTAGTGTTCTTGAGGCTCTGGAAGGGGTTTCGGAATTTAATGAGATGACCCCACTGGATGAAGCTGCAGGCGGTTCGAACCCGAAAGATCGTGGGGATCAGGAGACGGGCAGCACCAGGTTGGTTTCCCAGAAATCCACATCTTCAAGTGCTCTACAGGAGTCCGAGAATGAGCTCGAAACTTCGCAAAAGAGCAAGAGGCGGAAGCTCACAGTAGAGCCAACAGCAACGGCTTCTTCTGAGGAAGCCAACATAGATGGACTGCAAAGGATGTCCCATATAACAGTGGAGAGGAATCGGAGGAAGCAGATGAACGAGCACTTAACCGTCTTGCGTTCTTTGATGCCTTGCTTTTATGTCAAAAGG GGTGACCAAGCGTCAATCATAGGTGGGGTTGTGGATTACATCAACGAGCTGCAGCAGGTTCTACAATCCCTCGAGGCCAAGAAGCAACGAAAAGTTTACAGCGAGGTTTTAAGTCCTAGACTTGTTTCTAGTCCACGGTCATCGCCGCTGAGCCCTAGAAAGCCACCATTAAGCCCCAGATTAAGCTTGCCCATAAGCCCAAGAACACCACAACCCAGCAGCCCCTACAAGCCAAGGTTGCAGCAGCATGGTTTACCATCTCCATGCTCTTCCAGTACCTCCTCCACTGTTGACAGTGTTAATGAGCTGGTTGCAAATTCCAAATCGGCAATTGCCGAAGTGGAGGTGAAGTTCTCTGGCCCAAATGTCCTCCTAAAGACCTTGTCCCCACGTTTACCGGGCCAAGTGGTTAAGATAGTCTCTGCTATTGAAGACCTCTCCCTCGAAATCCTCCAGGTGGAAATGAGCGCTACTGATCAAACCATGATTAATTCTTTCACCATTAAG ATTGGAATTGAGTGCCAACTTAGCGCGGAGGAATTGGCTCAACAAATTCAGCAAACATTTTGCTAA